The following is a genomic window from Sphingobacterium spiritivorum.
GTTTGCGAAGAATTTTATAATCGACATAAAAAGTTCCAAACGGGATGATGCAGGCAATAAGGACTTTCCAGGTGGTCTGCTTAAATTTCCAGTTTTCCTCTACTCCCACCCGTAATGTATTAAAGATAAAAAGTAAGAATAATACACCATGCACAGGCCCGATATGTCTGACCCAATCCGGATCATGAAAAATATATTTTAAAGGGACTGCAATGCATACGAGTATGA
Proteins encoded in this region:
- a CDS encoding DUF3817 domain-containing protein, producing MKKYFTTTTGRLRLLALLEGFSLLILVCIAVPLKYIFHDPDWVRHIGPVHGVLFLLFIFNTLRVGVEENWKFKQTTWKVLIACIIPFGTFYVDYKILRKLHNGQN